Proteins from a single region of Aythya fuligula isolate bAytFul2 chromosome 3, bAytFul2.pri, whole genome shotgun sequence:
- the C3H2orf50 gene encoding uncharacterized protein C2orf50 homolog — protein MALRSPYSKVNLNTRHKQREAKQCQALPVSAGIYVFLKHSRSAAKRKCWERRSSESANNSRFNLPDSPNTPNNTGDRVSLKMDVLGKGSGFRRNRRTRSWQAATTPLGQAASAPYLSRGSTQPRGPVLAQTAARSRADEQAALQQDQVQQDKIWRETVEAEQRGRKIWYQNWSFLKDYDQMGNKKEQKPLPDYISVFSNKVPNSTNQNIGSRMNTELGKMLVNMDYFFSSGARKRKLENDLQPS, from the exons GGAAGCAAAACAATGCCAAGCACTGCCTGTCAGTGCTGGCATCTATGTTTTCTTAAAGCACTCCAGATCAGcagctaaaagaaaatgctgggagaggaggagctCTGAAAGCGCAAATAATAGCAGGTTTAACCTTCCTGACAGTCCCAACACACCTAATAATACTGGGGATAGAGTGAGTCTCAAAATGGACGTGTTGGGAAAGGGTTCTGGATTCAGGAGGAACAGGAGGACTAGGTCCTGGCAAGCAGCAACCACACCTCTGGGGCAAGCAGCCTCAGCTCCATACCTGTCTcgtggcagcacccagcctAGAGGACCTGTACTTGCACAAACAGCTGCTCGGAGCAGGGCGGATGAacaggcagcactgcagcaggaccAGGTCCAACAGGACAAGATCTGGAGGGAGACTGTGGAGGCtgaacagagaggaagaaaaatctg GTACCAGAACTGGAGTTTCCTAAAGGACTACGACCAAATG GGtaataaaaaggaacagaagCCTCTGCCAGATTATAtatctgtgttttcaaacaaagtTCCCAACTCCACCAACCAGAACATCGGCAGTAGAATGAATACTGAACTTGGCAAGATGCTGGTAAACATGGATTACTTCTTCAGCAGTGGAGCACGAAAGAGGAAACTTGAGAATGACCTCCAGCCTTCCTAA